Below is a window of Haloterrigena alkaliphila DNA.
CGCGAGTCGATCCCGGAACTCGAGGCCGATCCGCGAACCGACGGCTGGCGGGTACCCGCCTTCCGCTACGCCGTTCTCCGGGCGGCCCTGCGAGACGCCGGCGTCGACGCCGACCGGATCGACGACCGCGTGCTCGCGATCGAGTCCCTGCCGGCCCTCGACTCGGCGTACGAACTCCGCGCGTACCAGCGCGAGGCCCTGGAGGACTGGCTGGAGACCGATCGCTGGCACGGCGAGGCCAACAATGATTTCGTCTCACCGAAACGCGCCCCGGCCGGCGTCCTCGAGCTCCCGACCGGTAGCGGCAAGACCGTCATCGCCCTGAAGGCGATCGAACGGCTCTCGACGCCGACGCTCGTGGTCGTCCCGACGATCGATCTGCTCGAGCAGTGGCAGCGGGAACTCGAGCGCGAGTTCAAGAGGCCCATCGGACGCTTCGGCGGCGGCGAACAGCGCCTCGAGCCGATCACCGTCTCGACGTACGACTCGGCGTACCTGAAGGCCGATTCGGTGGGCGACCGGTTCGGCCTCGTCGTCTTCGACGAGGTCCACCACCTCGGCGGCGAAGGCTACCGCGAGATCGCTCGCTTACTCGCCGCACCCGCTCGCCTTGGATTGACGGCGACGTTCGAGCGCCCCGACGGCGCCCACGAGGTCGTCGAGGAAATCGTCGGACCGCTCGTCCACCGCGTCGACGTCGACGAGTTGGCGGGCGACCACCTCGCGTCCTACGACGTGAAGCGACTCGAGGTGTCGCTGACGGCCAACGAACGTGAGACCTACGAGCGCAATCAGGAGGTCTTCACCGACTACCTCGCGCGCTCGGGCATCGAGATGCGCAGCGGGTCGGACTACCAGGAACTGGTCAAGCGCTCCGGGAACGACCCCGAGGCCCGCGAGGCGCTGCTCGCACGCCAGCGCGCACGCGAGATCATGTTTGGCAGCGCGGCCAAACTCGAGGCCCTCGAGGGGATCCTCGACGACCACCGCGGCGAGCGCACGATCGTGTTCACGGCCCACAACGACCTCGCGTACGACGTCAGCGAGCGGTTTCTGATCCCGACGATCACCCACCAGACCGGGACGGCGGAGCGACGGGAGATCCTCGAGCGCTTCCGCGAGGGGACCTATAGCCGGATCGCGACTTCGAACGTGCTCGACGAGGGGGTCGACGTCCCCGACGCGTCGGTGGCAGTCGTCCTCTCGGGCAGCGGCAGCGAGCGGGAGTTCGTCCAGCGGCTGGGGCGGATTCTGCGACCCAAGGAAGACGGCCGACGTGCAATCCTCTACGAGATTATCTCCGAAAACACCGGTGAAGAGCGGATCGCGGGACGCCGTCGCGACTACTGATTCGTTCGAGAACGGGCGGACGCATCGCTGCGGTCGCCGTCGGTCCGACGGTGTCGCTCGAGGAGCCGTTGCACGCCGGCCCGGAGCGCCTCGCTCCGGGAGTGGTAGACGCCGTCGTCGACGAGCGACTCGAGCGCCGCGAGCTGTTCGTCGGTGGCCCGGAACGTGACTCGCTCGAGCGTCCGGCCGTTCTCCGCGCGGGAGTGGTTCGGGTCGGCCACGACGCCGTCGGGCGACGAATTACGCGCCATCGGCGGTCACCTCGTTCCGGTCAGACTGGAGTTGCGGCGCCACTCTCGTCTCGACGTTCGTCACTGTGAGTCCCGTGCTGGTTTTCGAGAGGACCATATGGGAGGGAGGGGATCATCGGGGAAAAGGACTCGCGTAGCACAGTGGAAGTGAACCTGGTCGAATTAGGGGCGAGAAACGTCGAAAAGGTCGGTTTCGATCGCCGTACTCCGCGGCCGATCGGCGATGAATGCGACCGGTCGGATCGCCCGATCCGGCGGACGGACAGCGTTATCCTCGTCGGACCCCTGAACGTGACGCGGGCAACCGCAGAAAACCACCATGCCCGAAGAGACGCAGTCATCCTCCCGGAGCAGCGCCAGTGCATCGACTACCGATCGGTTCGAGCGACTCGAGGGCGCCGACTACGACCGCGTCGCCGAGTTCCTCCGCGATCGCGTCGCCTTCACACCCCGCGAGTGGGCGGTCGCGCGCCTCTGTGCCGACTTTCGGACCAGAACGGGGGGTCGAGATGACGACCATCGGGGAGCACCTCCCCGACCTCGTTCCCTTCATGGACGACGAGTACACGCGACAGGCCGTCTACCAGTCTCGTCGCTCCTTCGAGGACAAGGTTCGCGAGGCCGGCGCGACGTTCCTCTACGGCGCCGACGCCGACTTCTTCACGGCCGGCGAACTGGACGACATCGCCTCCGAGGCGACGGAGGTCGCGCGGTTCCTGATCGAAGTCGAAGGGGCGGACCTCTCCCACGAGACGGAACTCGAGGCCGAAGGACGGATCCGCGACGCGATGGAGTCGGTCCACCGTGCGAGCCGCGACCTCCGCTACGACCGCTGCCCGAACTGCGGCGAGCGACTCGGCGAGGACGCGATCGAATCCGAGTGAGCAGCCCCAGGCGAAGCGACGTAATCCGACGTCGGTGAGCCGCGAGGGCGGCCGCTCGTCGATACGAGTACCGACTCGAACGACTCCTCGACGCGATAGCATCGCGGTCCGTCGGGAAGTCGATCGGTCGGCCAGAGAATACTTATAAGTAACATCGAAATTCATCGTATCTAATGGATAGCGAAGGCACCGTGAGTCGGCGACGGCTGTTGTGTGCAATTCCAGTAGCGGGGAGCGTCGCAGTTGCCGGCTGTTCCGACGACGGAGACGAGACCGAACCGACGGAAACCGGGTCGGAGACGGAAACCACCGAACCGACGCCCGATCCGCCGAACGTCCAGCAACAGATCTTCCAGCGGGACAAGGCCGCCATCGTTAGCGTCCAGCACATCGTCGACGGGTCAGTGACGTGGCCCTCGGCTAGGTGGGTCGATACCGTCGATCAGGACCTCCTCGGCGTCTGGCGGTCCGACGGTGACGAGTACGCCTATTTCTCGGATGATCGCGAATTCGCGCTCGAGGGACCGAACTACAGCTATTCCGGGGAGTATGCGAGACGGGACGACTATCTGTATCTCGATTATGAGTCGGGGGGTACGGAGGAGTGGCAGTACTCCGTCCAAACGGACGCGTCGCTACCGGTTCTGGACCTCTACTTCGACGGAACCCACCGGATCAGATACGAACGCGAGGAAATCGAGGCCGACGAACGAGGTCCCGTTCCGGTGGCCGATGATCTGATTGTCGTCCCCGAACCGAACGGCTCGACGAAACAAGAATCGGTCCGAAGCGGCGGGACGGGATCGGGCTTTATCGTCTCGCCCGATGGCTACGTGGTTACGAACGCACACGTTGTCGGAGCCCACCAGAACGCAGAAGAACGACTCTATCGGCGATTCGCGATCGACGAGCGCGACTCGCTTCGGCAGGACCTGGCTTCCGACGAGAGCCTGAGTGACACGGAGCGAGAGCGGATCGAAGATATCCTGTTCGACGAGGCCATGGCGTACTACGAGGAGTACGCCGGCGTGGAAGGCATCTCCGAGGCGGTGAACGTCCTGAACGGTCGTGCGACACCCGAAGACGACCTCGAGGTCGAGAGCTGGGCGGCGACCGTCGAGACCGAGGGGACGGTCTACAAGAACACCGGCGGAGAGCCGTCCATGGGCCGTGATATCGCCGTCCTGAGCGTCAGCGGAGAGAACCTTCCGACGGTGACGCTCGGAGACGCGACCGATGTCGGGACTGGCGAGGACCTCTTCGTCATTGGCTACCCCGATATCGGAATCGGCGAATTCTTCGAGAATCGAGACACCGTCCTCGAGCCGACGATGACCACTGGCATCGTCAGTTCGCGGCGGACGCTCAATACCGGCATCGATTCGATTCAGACCGACGCGGCGATCAACAGCGGCAACAGCGGCGGTCCCATGTACAACAGCGACGGCGAGGTCGTCGGCGTTGCGACGTTCAGCCCGATCGACGTCCAGATCCAGGACATCCAGTTCGGGCTGCCGATAGAGATCGCGAAGGGGTTCCTGAACACGCTCGGGGTTGAGAACACCGCCGGAGAGATGCAACTCGCCTACGAGGACGGCCTCGAGGCCTACTGGCGAGGCGACTGCGAGACCTCGACGGCGAAGATGGAGACCGTTCTGGACCTGTATCCCGACCATCCGCTGGCCGGAGACTTCGTCTCGGACTGTGAGAACGGCGAGGCGCCCGGACAGTAACGTCGGACACGGACGCCGCCTGCTTCTTCAGCCTCGTCAGGAGTACGCGCGGGTTCCACTGCCCACCCAGCTCCGTCCGCCGGTAGGTGTCGAACTCCCCGTCCTCGAAAATCGTCACGCGGCCGGTCTCCTCGCTCAGCGTCAGCGTCGAGATCACGTTCGGTCGTTGCGAGGTGTCCAGCGCGCTCATGTGACGCGACCCCATCCAGTCCTCGTACTCCGTCTCGGCGACGTCGACGCGCTCGAGTTCGCCTGGCAGCAGGTCGGTAAAGCGAACCATCTGCTCCTGGACGACGCCGTCGACGCTGACGACGACCGCGCCGTCCTGGTTCATCGCGACCTGCTGGGCCGTCTCGAAGAAGGTCTCGATGTCCATGCAGACGTTCCGACAGCGATCGGTCGGCCACGTGTTGTGGCCCATCGGGTCGGCGAACTCCGCGACCGACGGCCCCGCGACGACGGCGACGTACATTCCCGGTCCCTTGACGTACTGCTCGTCCCAGCGGTCGAAGTTCAGGCTGATCGACTCGAGGGTGTGCAACAGGCAGTCGATCAGTTCCCGCACGCCGTCGTGGGTCTCGTACGCGATCCGGAGGTCCGAATCGTCCATACTCGCCCGTTCGGTCCGGTTCGCCGTAACGTCGGTGCCTGAACCCCCGACGGGCGGCGTCGACGGTCGGCTCCGCCGGTCGTCGCCGTTCAGTTGCGCGTCACTTTTGCACCTGCCGCGCCGAGTGTGAGGCGGATGCTGACGAAGGACCTGCTTCGCGTCTCGCGTGCCGGCGGCTATCGGCCGCAGTTCGCCGACCGGGAGCACCGGCCGCTGGCCGCCCGCGTCATCGGCACCTACCAGGGTCACGTCGGCGAACCCCGCGCGGCCCTCGAGGACGCGCTCGCGGACCTCGAGACGGAATCGGTGGATTTCAAGCTCGTGAGAGGCCTCTCGACCCTGCTCGAGCGCGAGGCGACGTTCGAGACCGAGGCGATCGTCGACCCCGAGCGGGGCCGTCGGGCCGCCTTCGAGGCCGCCGAAGCGGTCGGCGTCGTCTCCGACGACGACCGCGCGATGGCGCTCATCCGCGCCGGGGAATCGCTCGGCATCTCCGCGGACGACCTCGAGCGGGCGCTGTACGCCGACCTCGAGGAGCGACAGGTCCTCGTCGACCTCGACTCGCGGTGGGATCCCGACGGCCTGGTGAGCCAGTATAACTTATCGCTCGCACAGACCGCCCTCTTCGACGCGACGGAGGTCCGGGTCCGCTCGAGCGATCCGAAGGCGCTGATCTCGGCGATCAAGCGCCTGCGGCTGATGTACGAGATTCGGCGGCTGGGGGACGAAGGTGGCGAGAGCGAAAGCGGGAGCGGTGGCGTCGCCGAACGCGAGGTGATCGTCACCGGTCCGACTCGCCTCTTCCGGGCGACCCGGCGGTACGGGACCCGCTTCGCGCGACTCCTGCGGACGGTCGCGAAGGCGGAGAGGTGGCACCTCGAGGCGACGATCGACGACCGCGGAACCGAGCG
It encodes the following:
- a CDS encoding DEAD/DEAH box helicase; amino-acid sequence: MTRPQDERTTSTPITLRYEDGTVRIDGLEGATLTAVRESIPELEADPRTDGWRVPAFRYAVLRAALRDAGVDADRIDDRVLAIESLPALDSAYELRAYQREALEDWLETDRWHGEANNDFVSPKRAPAGVLELPTGSGKTVIALKAIERLSTPTLVVVPTIDLLEQWQRELEREFKRPIGRFGGGEQRLEPITVSTYDSAYLKADSVGDRFGLVVFDEVHHLGGEGYREIARLLAAPARLGLTATFERPDGAHEVVEEIVGPLVHRVDVDELAGDHLASYDVKRLEVSLTANERETYERNQEVFTDYLARSGIEMRSGSDYQELVKRSGNDPEAREALLARQRAREIMFGSAAKLEALEGILDDHRGERTIVFTAHNDLAYDVSERFLIPTITHQTGTAERREILERFREGTYSRIATSNVLDEGVDVPDASVAVVLSGSGSEREFVQRLGRILRPKEDGRRAILYEIISENTGEERIAGRRRDY
- a CDS encoding ribbon-helix-helix domain-containing protein is translated as MARNSSPDGVVADPNHSRAENGRTLERVTFRATDEQLAALESLVDDGVYHSRSEALRAGVQRLLERHRRTDGDRSDASARSRTNQ
- a CDS encoding S1C family serine protease is translated as MDSEGTVSRRRLLCAIPVAGSVAVAGCSDDGDETEPTETGSETETTEPTPDPPNVQQQIFQRDKAAIVSVQHIVDGSVTWPSARWVDTVDQDLLGVWRSDGDEYAYFSDDREFALEGPNYSYSGEYARRDDYLYLDYESGGTEEWQYSVQTDASLPVLDLYFDGTHRIRYEREEIEADERGPVPVADDLIVVPEPNGSTKQESVRSGGTGSGFIVSPDGYVVTNAHVVGAHQNAEERLYRRFAIDERDSLRQDLASDESLSDTERERIEDILFDEAMAYYEEYAGVEGISEAVNVLNGRATPEDDLEVESWAATVETEGTVYKNTGGEPSMGRDIAVLSVSGENLPTVTLGDATDVGTGEDLFVIGYPDIGIGEFFENRDTVLEPTMTTGIVSSRRTLNTGIDSIQTDAAINSGNSGGPMYNSDGEVVGVATFSPIDVQIQDIQFGLPIEIAKGFLNTLGVENTAGEMQLAYEDGLEAYWRGDCETSTAKMETVLDLYPDHPLAGDFVSDCENGEAPGQ
- a CDS encoding DUF790 family protein — translated: MLTKDLLRVSRAGGYRPQFADREHRPLAARVIGTYQGHVGEPRAALEDALADLETESVDFKLVRGLSTLLEREATFETEAIVDPERGRRAAFEAAEAVGVVSDDDRAMALIRAGESLGISADDLERALYADLEERQVLVDLDSRWDPDGLVSQYNLSLAQTALFDATEVRVRSSDPKALISAIKRLRLMYEIRRLGDEGGESESGSGGVAEREVIVTGPTRLFRATRRYGTRFARLLRTVAKAERWHLEATIDDRGTERTLELSHEDPVRVPDAEPVADVTFDSGVESDFAARFSNLDLEWDLVREPEPLATGTRVMIPDFAFDYQHGEFRAFFEIMGFWTPEYVEKKLSQLADLEDVELIVAVDESLGVGEEIAARDFRAIPYFGTVRLKDVAAVLREYERQLVAESAAALPDELAPDEDVVSLETLAERRGVSEDALADVAFPEHERVGRTLVRPAVLESLSEDLEAGMDLADAEDALEAYGITDSSAILAELGYRVEWEGLAGGTLVER